The following is a genomic window from Benincasa hispida cultivar B227 chromosome 7, ASM972705v1, whole genome shotgun sequence.
TCTCTTGAACTTTTCATTGAGGTAGCCAACATGGTCTTTTCCTTCTATGCTGCGCTTAGTTGTTATCAAATTCTTCTGAGCATCTATTGAAATCTCATTGACTCCcgtaaaattgatttcaattgaTTTTAACTTTCCGAATGAGACATGAATTTCTTCATCTTTGAATTTGATGTGTGTCTTCctaatcttttgaaaagaaaattaatcgTTAATTCACAAATCTAAGCTACATCTGCACctaattaaaaataacatatgACCATTACCTCATTGGTCATATTCTCGTCGGTCTTCTTCTCAATCTTTTCGTCGGGTTTTTTATGGCCGCCAGCATCTTCAATAGGCTGAGAAGAGAcgatttcaattttcttcttagTCTTCTTCTCCAGTTTGGTTTTGATTACGACAGGGTCTACTTTTCCGGTAAGGGTGAGTCTGTTGGATGAAAGATCCACTTTCACGTCACTCACACCTGCAAATCATCGG
Proteins encoded in this region:
- the LOC120080737 gene encoding heavy metal-associated isoprenylated plant protein 3-like codes for the protein MNVRENVAVIAVFQIHMHCNGCAEKVKRAVKHLDGVSDVKVDLSSNRLTLTGKVDPVVIKTKLEKKTKKKIEIVSSQPIEDAGGHKKPDEKIEKKTDENMTNEIRKTHIKFKDEEIHVSFGKLKSIEINFTGVNEISIDAQKNLITTKRSIEGKDHVGYLNEKFKRSVEVVPLKIGETVVAGGDKKEKEAGGGSGGDKASTSNGGGYEASTSSGGDGSGQKMEYSGFSYQPSTFYYEVPINFHEVQMCSDENPNSCPIM